From a single Chlamydia muridarum str. Nigg genomic region:
- a CDS encoding polymorphic outer membrane protein middle domain-containing protein, which yields MQTPFHKFFLLAMLSYSLLQGGHAADISMPPGIYDGTTLTAPFPYTVIGDPRGTKVTSSGSLELKNLDNSIATLPLSCFGNLLGNFTIAGRGHSLVFENIRTSTNGAALSNHAPSGLFVIEAFDELSLLNCNSLVSVVPQTGGTTTSVPSNGTIYSRTDLVLRDIKKVSFYSNLVSGDGGAIDAQSLMVNGIEKLCTFQENVAQSDGGACQVTKTFSAVGNKVPLSFLGNVAGNKGGGVAAVKDGQGAGGATDLSVNFANNTAVEFEGNSARIGGGIYSDGNISFLGNAKTVFLSNVASPIYVDPAAAGGQPPADKDNYGDGGAIFCKNDTNIGEVSFKDEGVVFFSKNIAAGKGGAIYAKKLTISDCGPVQFLGNVANDGGAIYLVDQGELSLSADRGDIIFDGNLKRMATQGAATVHDVMVASNAISMATGGQITTLRAKEGRRILFNDPIEMANGQPVIQTLTVNEGEGYTGDIVFAKGDNVLYSSIELSQGRIILREQTKLLVNSLTQTGGSVHMEGGSTLDFAVTTPPAANSMALTNVHFSLASLLKNNGVTNPPTNPPVQVSSPAVIGNTAAGTVTISGPIFFEDLDETAYDNNQWLGADQTIDVLQLHLGANPPANAPTDLTLGNESSKYGYQGSWTLQWEPDPANPPQNNSYMLKASWTKTGYNPGPERVASLVSNSLWGSILDVRSAHSAIQASIDGRAYCRGIWISGISNFFYHDQDALGQGYRHISGGYSIGANSYFGSSMFGLAFTETFGRSKDYVVCRSNDHTCVGSVYLSTRQALCGSCLFGDAFVRASYGFGNQHMKTSYTFAEESNVRWDNNCVVGEVGAGLPIMLAASKLYLNELRPFVQAEFAYAEHESFTERGDQAREFKSGHLMNLSIPVGVKFDRCSSKHPNKYSFMGAYICDAYRSISGTETTLLSHKETWTTDAFHLARHGVMVRGSMYASLTGNIEVYGHGKYEYRDASRGYGLSIGSKIRF from the coding sequence ATGCAAACGCCTTTTCATAAGTTCTTTCTTCTAGCAATGCTATCTTACTCTTTATTGCAAGGAGGGCATGCGGCAGATATTTCCATGCCTCCGGGAATTTATGATGGGACAACATTGACGGCGCCATTTCCCTACACTGTGATCGGAGATCCCAGAGGGACAAAGGTTACTTCATCGGGATCGCTAGAGTTGAAAAACCTGGACAATTCCATTGCGACTTTACCTCTAAGTTGTTTTGGTAATTTGTTGGGGAATTTCACTATTGCAGGAAGAGGGCATTCGTTAGTATTTGAGAATATACGAACATCTACAAATGGGGCGGCATTGAGTAATCATGCTCCTTCTGGACTGTTTGTAATTGAAGCTTTTGATGAACTCTCTCTTTTGAATTGTAATTCATTGGTATCTGTAGTTCCTCAAACAGGGGGTACGACTACTTCTGTTCCTTCTAATGGGACGATCTATTCTAGAACAGATCTTGTTCTAAGAGATATCAAGAAGGTTTCTTTCTATAGTAACTTAGTTTCTGGAGATGGGGGAGCTATAGATGCACAAAGTTTAATGGTTAACGGAATTGAAAAACTTTGTACCTTCCAAGAAAATGTAGCGCAGTCCGATGGGGGAGCGTGTCAGGTAACAAAGACCTTCTCTGCTGTGGGCAATAAGGTTCCTTTGTCTTTTTTAGGCAATGTTGCTGGTAATAAGGGGGGAGGAGTTGCTGCTGTCAAAGATGGTCAGGGGGCAGGAGGGGCGACTGATCTATCGGTTAATTTTGCCAATAATACTGCTGTAGAATTTGAGGGAAATAGTGCTCGAATAGGTGGAGGGATCTACTCGGACGGAAATATTTCCTTTTTAGGGAATGCAAAGACAGTTTTCCTAAGTAACGTAGCTTCGCCTATTTATGTTGACCCTGCTGCTGCAGGAGGACAGCCCCCTGCAGATAAAGATAACTATGGAGATGGAGGAGCCATCTTCTGCAAAAATGATACTAACATAGGTGAAGTCTCTTTCAAAGACGAGGGTGTTGTTTTCTTTAGTAAAAATATTGCCGCAGGAAAGGGGGGCGCTATTTATGCTAAGAAACTGACAATTTCTGACTGTGGTCCGGTCCAGTTTCTTGGTAATGTCGCGAATGACGGGGGCGCTATTTATCTAGTAGATCAGGGGGAACTTAGTCTATCTGCTGATCGCGGAGATATTATTTTTGATGGAAATTTAAAGAGAATGGCTACGCAAGGCGCTGCCACCGTCCATGATGTAATGGTTGCATCGAATGCTATCTCTATGGCTACAGGGGGGCAAATCACAACATTAAGGGCTAAGGAAGGTCGCCGAATTCTTTTTAATGACCCTATTGAAATGGCGAATGGACAACCTGTAATACAAACTCTTACAGTAAACGAGGGCGAAGGATATACGGGGGACATTGTTTTTGCTAAAGGTGATAATGTTTTGTACTCAAGTATTGAGCTGAGTCAGGGAAGAATTATTCTCCGAGAGCAAACAAAATTATTGGTTAACTCCCTGACTCAGACTGGAGGGAGTGTACATATGGAAGGGGGGAGTACACTAGACTTTGCAGTAACAACGCCACCAGCTGCTAATTCGATGGCTCTTACTAATGTACACTTCTCCTTAGCTTCTTTACTAAAAAATAATGGGGTTACAAATCCTCCAACGAATCCTCCAGTACAGGTTTCTAGTCCAGCTGTAATTGGTAATACAGCTGCTGGTACTGTTACGATTTCTGGTCCGATCTTTTTTGAAGATTTAGATGAAACTGCTTACGATAATAATCAGTGGTTAGGTGCGGATCAAACTATTGATGTGCTGCAGTTGCATTTAGGAGCGAATCCTCCGGCTAACGCTCCAACTGATTTGACTTTAGGGAACGAAAGTTCTAAATATGGGTATCAAGGAAGTTGGACACTTCAATGGGAACCAGATCCTGCGAATCCTCCACAGAACAATAGCTACATGTTGAAGGCAAGCTGGACTAAAACAGGTTATAATCCTGGTCCGGAGCGCGTAGCTTCTCTGGTCTCTAATAGTCTTTGGGGATCCATTTTAGATGTGCGTTCCGCGCATTCTGCGATTCAAGCAAGTATAGATGGACGAGCTTATTGTCGGGGTATTTGGATTTCTGGGATTTCGAACTTTTTCTATCATGATCAGGATGCTTTAGGACAGGGGTATCGTCATATTAGTGGGGGATATTCGATAGGAGCAAACTCTTATTTCGGGTCTTCTATGTTTGGACTTGCTTTTACTGAAACTTTTGGTAGGTCCAAAGATTATGTGGTCTGTCGATCTAACGATCACACTTGTGTAGGCTCTGTTTACTTATCCACTAGACAAGCGTTATGCGGATCCTGTTTATTTGGAGATGCTTTTGTTCGGGCGAGTTACGGATTTGGAAATCAGCATATGAAGACCTCTTATACATTTGCTGAAGAGAGTAATGTGCGTTGGGATAATAACTGTGTAGTGGGAGAAGTTGGAGCTGGGCTCCCTATCATGCTCGCTGCATCTAAGCTTTATCTAAATGAGTTGCGTCCCTTCGTGCAAGCAGAGTTTGCTTATGCAGAGCATGAATCTTTTACAGAGAGAGGGGATCAGGCTAGGGAGTTTAAGAGTGGGCATCTTATGAATCTATCTATTCCAGTTGGGGTGAAGTTTGATCGATGCTCTAGTAAACATCCTAACAAGTATAGTTTTATGGGAGCTTATATCTGTGATGCTTACCGGTCCATTTCTGGAACGGAGACAACACTCCTGTCTCATAAAGAGACTTGGACAACAGATGCTTTCCATTTAGCAAGGCATGGAGTTATGGTCAGAGGATCTATGTATGCTTCTTTAACAGGTAATATAGAAGTCTATGGCCATGGAAAATATGAATACAGGGATGCCTCTCGAGGGTATGGTTTAAGTATTGGAAGTAAAATCCGATTCTAA
- a CDS encoding polymorphic outer membrane protein middle domain-containing protein, whose translation MPFSLRSTSFCFLACLCSYSYGLASSPQVLTPNVIIPFKGDDIYLNGDCVFASIYAGAEQGSIISANGQNLTIVGQNHTLSFTDSQGPALQNCAFISAEEKISLRDFSSLLFSKNVSCGEKGMISGKTVSISGGDSIVFKDNSVGYSSLPSVGQTPTTPIVGDVLKGSIFCVETGLEISGVKKELVFDNTAGNFGAVFCSRAAQGDTTFTVKDCKGKILFQDNVGSCGGGVIYKGEVLFQDNEGEMLFRGNSAHDDLGILDANPQPPTEVGGGGGVICTPEKTVTFKGNKGPITFDYNFAKGRGGAIQSQTFSLVADSAVVFSNNTAEKGGGAIYALEVNVSTNGGSILFEGNRASEGGAICVSEPIAANNGGLTLHAADGDIIFSKNMTSDRPGERSAIRILDSGTNVSLNASGASKMIFYDPVVQNNPATPPTGTSGEIKINESGSGSVVFTAETLTPSEKLNVINATSNFPGNLTVSSGELVVTKGATLTVGNITATSGRVTLGSGASLSAVAGTAGTCTVSKLGIDLESFLVPTYETAKLGADTTVAVNNNPTLDLVMANETEMYDNPLFMNAVTIPFVTLVSLQTTGGVTTSAVTLNNADTAHYGYQGSWSADWRRPPLAPDPSGMTPLDKSNTLYVTWRPSSNYGVYKLDPQRRGELVPNSLWVSGSALRTFTNGLKEHYVSRDVGFIASVQALGDYVLNYKQGNRDGFLARYGGFQAVAASHYENGGIFGVAFGQLYGQTKSRLYDSKDAGNITILSCFGRSYIDVKGTETVVYWETAYGYSVHRMHTQYFNGKTNKFDHSKCRWHNNSYYAFVGAEHNFLEYCIPTRQLARDYDLTGFMRFEMSGGWSSGAKETGALPRHFDRGTGHNMSLPIGVVAHAVSNGRRSPPSKLTINMGYRPDIWRVTPHCNMKIIANGVKTPIQGSPLARHAFFLEVHDTLYVRHLGRAYMNYSLDARHRQTTHFVSLGLNRIF comes from the coding sequence ATGCCTTTTTCTTTGAGATCTACATCATTTTGTTTTTTAGCCTGTTTATGTTCTTATTCATATGGATTAGCGAGTTCTCCTCAGGTACTGACCCCCAATGTAATCATCCCTTTTAAAGGAGACGATATCTATTTAAATGGGGATTGCGTTTTTGCAAGTATCTATGCAGGAGCAGAGCAGGGATCGATTATTTCTGCTAATGGGCAAAATCTAACAATCGTAGGACAAAACCACACTTTATCATTTACGGATTCCCAAGGGCCAGCCCTTCAAAATTGTGCTTTCATTTCAGCAGAAGAAAAGATCTCTCTAAGAGATTTTTCGAGCCTTTTGTTTTCGAAAAATGTTTCTTGCGGGGAGAAAGGAATGATTTCAGGGAAAACCGTAAGCATTTCAGGGGGAGATAGTATAGTTTTTAAGGATAACTCTGTTGGTTATTCTTCATTACCCTCTGTGGGGCAAACTCCTACAACTCCAATTGTTGGCGATGTTTTAAAGGGATCCATTTTTTGTGTGGAGACAGGTTTAGAGATTTCTGGAGTCAAAAAAGAGCTTGTTTTCGATAACACTGCTGGGAATTTTGGGGCAGTATTCTGTAGTCGTGCCGCTCAAGGAGACACGACTTTCACAGTGAAAGACTGTAAGGGTAAAATTCTTTTTCAAGATAACGTAGGCTCTTGTGGAGGCGGCGTAATTTATAAAGGGGAAGTACTTTTCCAAGATAATGAAGGAGAAATGCTTTTCCGAGGAAATTCAGCTCATGATGATTTGGGAATTCTCGATGCTAACCCACAGCCTCCTACTGAAGTAGGAGGTGGGGGTGGTGTCATTTGTACCCCAGAGAAAACGGTAACTTTTAAGGGGAATAAAGGGCCTATTACCTTTGATTATAATTTTGCAAAAGGTCGAGGAGGGGCAATCCAATCACAGACCTTTTCTTTGGTAGCTGATAGTGCTGTTGTTTTCAGTAATAATACAGCTGAGAAAGGTGGAGGCGCCATTTATGCTCTTGAGGTTAACGTGAGCACAAATGGAGGATCTATTCTTTTTGAGGGAAATAGAGCTTCTGAGGGTGGGGCTATCTGTGTGAGCGAGCCGATCGCTGCTAATAATGGAGGGCTCACTTTACATGCTGCTGATGGGGACATTATTTTCTCGAAAAATATGACGAGTGATCGTCCTGGAGAACGCAGTGCAATCCGGATCTTAGATAGTGGAACAAATGTCTCTTTAAATGCTTCAGGGGCATCGAAGATGATTTTTTATGATCCTGTTGTGCAAAATAATCCCGCAACTCCACCTACTGGTACGTCTGGGGAAATTAAGATCAATGAGTCCGGGAGTGGATCGGTTGTGTTTACAGCAGAGACTTTGACTCCTTCGGAAAAATTGAATGTTATCAACGCTACTTCTAATTTCCCAGGAAATTTAACGGTATCTAGTGGAGAATTAGTTGTTACGAAGGGAGCGACACTAACAGTAGGAAATATCACAGCAACATCAGGACGAGTAACTTTAGGATCAGGGGCTTCGTTATCCGCCGTTGCAGGTACTGCTGGCACTTGTACGGTGTCTAAATTAGGGATTGATTTAGAGTCCTTCCTAGTCCCTACTTATGAGACTGCAAAGTTGGGTGCGGATACAACAGTAGCGGTGAATAACAATCCTACTTTAGACCTAGTAATGGCGAATGAGACGGAGATGTATGATAATCCGCTTTTTATGAACGCTGTTACAATCCCTTTTGTGACATTGGTTTCTCTCCAAACTACTGGTGGTGTTACTACAAGTGCCGTTACTCTGAATAATGCAGATACTGCGCATTATGGGTATCAAGGATCTTGGTCTGCTGATTGGAGAAGGCCTCCTTTAGCTCCTGATCCTAGCGGCATGACACCTCTTGATAAAAGTAATACATTGTATGTGACATGGAGGCCATCCTCTAACTACGGTGTGTATAAGTTAGATCCTCAAAGAAGGGGTGAGTTGGTCCCGAATTCTTTATGGGTATCTGGATCTGCCTTAAGAACCTTTACAAATGGTTTGAAGGAACATTACGTCTCTAGAGATGTCGGATTTATTGCATCTGTACAAGCCTTAGGGGATTATGTTCTGAATTATAAGCAGGGTAACCGAGATGGCTTTCTAGCTAGGTACGGAGGTTTTCAAGCTGTTGCGGCTTCTCACTATGAAAATGGGGGGATCTTTGGGGTAGCTTTCGGTCAACTTTATGGTCAAACTAAGAGCCGTTTGTACGATTCTAAGGATGCTGGAAACATTACGATTTTGTCCTGTTTTGGACGAAGTTATATCGATGTTAAAGGAACAGAAACCGTTGTGTATTGGGAGACGGCTTATGGATATTCTGTTCATAGAATGCATACGCAGTATTTCAATGGAAAAACGAATAAGTTTGATCATTCGAAATGTCGTTGGCACAACAATAGTTATTATGCATTTGTAGGTGCAGAACATAATTTCTTGGAGTATTGTATTCCTACTCGTCAATTAGCTAGGGATTATGATCTTACAGGATTTATGCGTTTCGAAATGTCGGGAGGTTGGTCGAGTGGTGCAAAAGAAACGGGTGCTTTACCTAGACATTTTGATCGAGGAACAGGGCATAATATGTCTCTTCCAATAGGGGTTGTAGCTCATGCTGTTTCTAATGGACGAAGATCTCCTCCATCTAAATTGACGATTAACATGGGATATAGACCAGACATTTGGCGGGTGACTCCACATTGCAATATGAAAATTATTGCAAACGGAGTTAAGACTCCTATACAGGGATCTCCTCTAGCTCGGCACGCCTTCTTTTTAGAAGTTCATGATACTCTGTATGTTCGTCATTTGGGCAGAGCCTATATGAATTATTCTTTAGATGCTCGTCATCGACAAACTACGCATTTCGTATCTTTAGGATTGAATCGTATCTTTTAA
- a CDS encoding polymorphic outer membrane protein middle domain-containing protein, protein MRPDHVNLCCLCATILSPTAILFGQDALDKSALITKNPNSIVCTFLEDCTMENFSPALLSHARQDDPLYIIGNTHNWFVSNLHPSTNEERFLKEKGDLSIQDFRFLSFTDCSSSTEDSPSILYHKNGQLFLRNNGNMSFYRNHSEGSGGALSTDALFLQHNYLFTNFEENSSAKNGGAIQAQTLSLSRNVSSLSFSRNRANLNGGAICCQNLICSGNVNPLFFTNNSALNGGAICCINEQNLSEKGCLSLAYNQETLFSGNSAKEKGGAIYTKHMVLRHNGPVSFVNNSAKLGGAIAIQSGGSLSIIAGGGSVLFQNNSCHFSDQGTVRNAIYLEKNALLSSLEARHGDILFFDPIVQEVVSPEFSTTSALTPLRIQTNTNRAVIFSSENLSKEEKTEANLISKIQQPIELQSGCLVLKDRVILSAPSLSQAPQALLVMDVGTSLTTSSDLKLTTLSIPLHSIDTENSVSIQSPTLSIQKIFLSNSEHENFYENVELLSKDQKDIPLLSLPKGLPHPDLPDGNLSSHFGYQGDWNFSWQTSDQRETLVANWTANSYIPHPERQSALVANTLWNTYSDMQAVQSMINTTAQGGAYLFGTWGSAVSNLFYSHGNSGKSTDNWKHRSLGYLFGISTHSLDDHSFCLAAGQLFGKSSDSFVTSADTTSYIAAIQTQIATSLIKISAQACYNESIHELKTKYRSFSKEGFGAWHSVAVSGEIGASIPIVSNGSGLFSSFSIFSKLQGFSGKQDGFEESRGEARAFADSSFTNISLPVGIAFEKKSQKTRNYYHFLGAYIQDLKRCVESGPVTLLKNSVTWDAPMANLDSRAWMFRLTNQRALHRFQTLVNMSYMLRGQSYSYSLDLGTTYRF, encoded by the coding sequence ATGCGACCAGATCATGTGAACTTATGTTGCCTATGTGCCACTATTCTCTCCCCAACAGCAATCCTCTTTGGTCAGGATGCGTTAGATAAATCCGCTCTTATTACTAAAAATCCTAACAGCATCGTCTGTACATTTTTGGAAGACTGCACCATGGAGAACTTTTCTCCTGCTCTTCTCTCTCATGCACGACAAGATGATCCGCTATACATAATAGGAAATACCCATAACTGGTTCGTATCCAATCTCCACCCCTCAACCAATGAAGAGCGGTTTCTTAAAGAAAAAGGCGATCTTTCTATTCAAGACTTTCGATTTCTTTCATTTACGGATTGTTCTTCCTCTACAGAAGACTCCCCTTCTATCCTCTACCATAAAAATGGGCAGCTATTCCTAAGAAATAATGGAAACATGAGCTTTTATCGCAATCATTCCGAAGGCTCTGGAGGAGCACTCTCCACAGACGCATTGTTCCTACAACACAACTATCTTTTCACAAATTTTGAAGAAAATTCTTCTGCAAAAAATGGCGGTGCCATTCAAGCTCAAACTCTTTCTTTGTCAAGAAATGTCTCTTCTCTTTCTTTTTCCCGTAATCGCGCAAATCTGAATGGAGGAGCTATTTGTTGCCAAAATCTCATTTGTTCAGGAAATGTTAACCCTCTCTTTTTCACCAATAACTCTGCCTTAAATGGAGGAGCTATTTGTTGTATAAATGAACAAAATCTCTCAGAAAAAGGATGCCTCTCCTTGGCATATAACCAAGAGACTCTATTTTCAGGCAATTCAGCGAAGGAAAAGGGGGGAGCCATTTACACAAAACATATGGTTTTGCGTCACAATGGACCCGTTTCCTTCGTAAATAACAGTGCTAAATTAGGGGGAGCTATTGCTATCCAGTCAGGAGGAAGTCTCTCCATCATTGCAGGGGGAGGCTCTGTCCTTTTCCAAAATAACTCCTGTCATTTCTCTGATCAAGGTACGGTAAGAAATGCGATTTACTTAGAGAAAAATGCTCTGCTCTCTTCTTTGGAAGCTCGCCATGGGGATATCCTTTTCTTTGATCCCATTGTGCAAGAAGTCGTAAGTCCTGAATTCTCTACTACCTCAGCTCTAACGCCTTTACGCATTCAGACAAACACAAACCGTGCTGTTATTTTTTCTAGTGAAAATCTATCCAAAGAAGAGAAAACCGAAGCCAATCTTATTTCTAAGATACAACAGCCAATCGAGCTGCAATCTGGATGTTTAGTCTTAAAAGACCGAGTCATTCTTTCTGCACCGTCTCTTTCCCAAGCCCCCCAAGCTCTCTTAGTGATGGATGTAGGGACTTCTTTAACAACATCTTCGGACTTGAAATTAACCACTCTAAGCATTCCTCTTCATTCTATAGATACAGAAAATAGTGTCTCTATCCAATCTCCAACTCTTTCTATCCAAAAAATCTTTCTTTCTAATTCAGAGCATGAAAATTTTTATGAGAATGTAGAGCTATTAAGCAAAGATCAAAAAGACATCCCTCTTCTCTCTCTTCCAAAAGGGTTGCCCCATCCAGATCTTCCTGATGGGAATCTTTCTTCTCACTTTGGATATCAAGGGGATTGGAATTTTTCTTGGCAAACATCCGATCAGAGAGAAACCTTAGTTGCTAACTGGACAGCTAATAGCTACATACCACACCCCGAGCGTCAATCTGCGTTAGTTGCAAATACTCTTTGGAATACGTACTCTGACATGCAAGCTGTACAATCCATGATTAATACAACTGCTCAAGGAGGAGCCTATCTATTTGGAACCTGGGGATCTGCCGTTTCTAATCTATTCTATTCACATGGCAACTCAGGAAAATCTACAGACAACTGGAAACATAGAAGTCTTGGTTACCTCTTTGGTATTAGCACGCATAGCCTAGACGACCACTCTTTCTGCTTAGCTGCTGGACAATTATTCGGGAAATCTTCAGATTCTTTTGTTACGTCTGCGGACACCACTTCTTATATAGCAGCTATACAAACACAAATAGCTACCTCTTTAATAAAAATCTCTGCACAGGCCTGCTATAATGAAAGCATCCACGAACTAAAAACAAAATACCGCTCTTTCTCTAAAGAAGGTTTCGGTGCATGGCACAGCGTCGCGGTATCCGGAGAGATCGGTGCATCCATACCTATTGTATCCAATGGATCTGGACTTTTTAGTTCTTTCTCTATCTTTTCTAAACTACAAGGATTTTCAGGAAAACAAGATGGCTTTGAAGAAAGTCGGGGTGAAGCTCGGGCCTTTGCTGATAGCTCGTTCACTAATATTTCGCTTCCTGTAGGAATAGCATTCGAGAAGAAATCTCAAAAAACTCGAAACTACTACCACTTTCTAGGAGCCTACATTCAGGATCTAAAACGCTGTGTAGAATCGGGGCCCGTAACGCTACTCAAAAATTCAGTTACTTGGGATGCTCCTATGGCAAATCTAGATTCGCGAGCATGGATGTTCCGCCTCACGAATCAAAGAGCTTTACATAGATTCCAGACACTTGTGAATATGTCTTATATGCTACGTGGGCAGAGCTATAGTTACTCTTTGGATTTGGGAACTACTTACAGATTCTAG
- a CDS encoding type III secretion system early effector TepP, whose product MGIKGVGGSGHSDYPIPSHNGDGESEKNSSDSTSSKVNAKVTSSLQGAPSTNDENSVSPYSVVDVTDLIESGESSRHVIKKSIETEEAAHRESSVEGAGHSSRGIFGRLQAGLGRLARRVGEAVRNTVGSIFPQRAGAEQRTGKARTKYSPSASRGLRLMFTDFWRYRVLHRNPPMDGLFAKLDADEAEDMAAYTKEYVSNLEKRGAADRETIEHCQMVAKNWEKRARDLRDMGAAKKFLRDPFGKSDPKYKGTLPGEYTVGNTMFYDGPGVSKLSEVDTGFWLDMEKLSDAVLSANIQKGLRARFVLNQSIPQLESLEERFRKLESACDEARASLKEAGWIKEGKEPNKAQRAFRRFVEESRNLELSFGSFGESARRLSARVSQGLAAAGEAIRRCFDCRKGKYSLKKDLSSEELNLAEELIRFTDEMGIERDPDGNYNIPWVENWRTGVPVIEGEGAEHIYETMMPVQESFEQVYEVMDMGLEERRDFAVSQQHYQVPPRSSLNYETPRFREYDVPRNSARSYYDVPRVPPQNEVEEMHVTKGMRSSVYACFVAGMRNYIVSQPQEQIPNSEQVEQLFQELINDGDQIIQELMKIWNEELDNQ is encoded by the coding sequence ATGGGCATCAAGGGAGTAGGCGGTAGCGGTCATAGCGATTATCCAATCCCTTCTCATAATGGAGATGGGGAGAGTGAAAAAAACAGCTCAGATTCAACAAGTAGTAAGGTTAATGCAAAAGTTACTTCTTCCTTACAGGGGGCTCCGTCAACGAATGATGAAAATTCAGTTTCCCCTTATTCTGTGGTGGATGTCACTGATTTAATAGAGAGCGGAGAGTCTTCTAGGCATGTAATAAAGAAATCTATAGAAACAGAAGAAGCTGCTCATCGAGAATCTAGTGTAGAGGGGGCTGGGCATTCTTCTCGCGGAATATTTGGACGGTTGCAAGCAGGATTAGGACGTCTGGCTAGAAGAGTGGGGGAAGCTGTCAGAAATACTGTAGGCTCTATCTTTCCACAAAGAGCTGGTGCTGAGCAAAGAACAGGCAAAGCTCGGACAAAATATTCCCCTTCAGCATCAAGAGGATTACGCCTCATGTTCACAGACTTCTGGCGATATCGAGTTTTGCATCGGAATCCTCCTATGGATGGACTTTTTGCAAAGCTTGATGCCGATGAGGCTGAAGATATGGCAGCTTACACGAAAGAGTATGTTAGCAATCTAGAAAAACGAGGAGCAGCTGATCGAGAAACTATAGAACACTGTCAAATGGTAGCTAAAAATTGGGAAAAAAGAGCTAGAGATTTGCGAGACATGGGGGCCGCAAAAAAATTTTTACGCGACCCTTTTGGTAAGAGTGATCCTAAGTATAAGGGGACACTGCCTGGAGAATACACTGTCGGAAATACCATGTTTTACGATGGACCAGGTGTGAGCAAACTATCAGAGGTTGATACAGGTTTTTGGTTGGACATGGAGAAGCTCTCGGATGCTGTCTTGTCTGCAAATATTCAAAAAGGGCTTCGAGCTCGATTTGTTTTAAATCAGTCTATTCCACAGTTAGAGAGTCTAGAAGAGCGTTTTAGAAAACTGGAGAGTGCTTGCGATGAGGCTCGTGCTTCGTTAAAGGAAGCAGGTTGGATAAAAGAAGGCAAGGAACCTAACAAAGCGCAACGAGCTTTTCGGCGATTTGTAGAAGAAAGCCGGAATCTAGAGCTTTCTTTTGGTAGTTTTGGAGAAAGTGCTCGTCGTCTTTCCGCTCGTGTTTCCCAAGGTTTAGCTGCTGCAGGGGAGGCAATTCGCCGCTGCTTTGATTGTCGCAAAGGCAAATATTCCCTTAAAAAGGACTTGTCTTCTGAAGAATTAAATTTGGCAGAAGAGTTAATTAGGTTTACTGATGAGATGGGGATAGAGAGAGACCCAGATGGAAATTACAATATTCCTTGGGTAGAAAACTGGAGAACAGGAGTTCCTGTTATTGAAGGAGAAGGGGCAGAACATATTTATGAAACGATGATGCCTGTCCAGGAATCTTTTGAGCAGGTTTATGAAGTTATGGATATGGGATTGGAAGAGCGTAGGGATTTTGCTGTGAGTCAACAACACTATCAAGTTCCTCCTAGATCTTCGTTGAATTACGAGACTCCGCGATTCAGAGAATATGACGTTCCACGTAATTCCGCTCGTTCTTATTACGATGTTCCAAGAGTACCTCCCCAAAATGAGGTAGAAGAGATGCATGTGACTAAAGGAATGAGGAGTTCTGTGTATGCTTGTTTTGTAGCAGGAATGCGCAACTACATTGTTTCACAGCCACAAGAACAGATTCCAAATTCTGAACAGGTGGAGCAGCTTTTCCAAGAGCTTATTAACGATGGGGATCAGATAATTCAAGAGCTTATGAAGATATGGAATGAGGAACTAGATAATCAATAA